Proteins co-encoded in one Deltaproteobacteria bacterium genomic window:
- a CDS encoding zinc-binding dehydrogenase, with amino-acid sequence MTIRAAALVGHGGPEVLQLKDLPLPEPGPGEVRVRPRAVALNHLDVWVRKGWRGLELGFPHVVGADAAGVVDAVGEGVTDLDPGEEVVLSAGHFCGRCIDCIAGRENLCSEYHLFGEHRPGCAAEAFVAPRRNLLRKPEGLDFEVAAAVGVATLTAWHMLTARARLRRDETVLVHGASSGVGCAAIQIARHRGARVIASTSSDEKAERAAALGADEVINYRAEDLKVRLKSLAPGGVDVVFEHTGELTWPISVRALKVGGRLVTCGATTGHAASIDLRVLFARQLELLGSTMGTRSELATCLELAARGPLAPVIDRVLPLEEIHAGYAALEAADHHGKIVLAVGGQGNA; translated from the coding sequence ATGACGATCCGTGCAGCAGCTCTCGTCGGCCATGGAGGACCGGAGGTCCTCCAGCTGAAGGACCTGCCCCTGCCCGAGCCGGGCCCCGGAGAGGTGCGGGTGCGGCCGCGGGCCGTGGCCCTCAACCACCTCGACGTCTGGGTCCGCAAGGGCTGGCGCGGCCTCGAGCTCGGCTTCCCCCACGTGGTGGGCGCCGACGCCGCCGGCGTGGTGGACGCGGTGGGCGAGGGCGTGACCGACCTCGACCCGGGCGAGGAGGTGGTGCTGTCGGCCGGCCACTTCTGCGGCCGCTGCATCGACTGCATCGCCGGCCGCGAGAACCTCTGCAGCGAGTACCACCTCTTCGGCGAGCACCGCCCCGGCTGCGCCGCCGAGGCCTTCGTGGCGCCGCGCCGCAACCTCCTGCGCAAGCCGGAGGGCCTGGACTTCGAGGTCGCCGCCGCGGTGGGGGTCGCCACCCTCACCGCCTGGCACATGCTCACCGCCCGGGCTCGCCTGCGCCGGGACGAGACGGTGCTGGTGCACGGCGCCTCCAGCGGCGTGGGCTGCGCCGCGATCCAGATCGCCCGCCACCGGGGTGCCCGGGTCATCGCCTCGACCAGCAGCGACGAGAAGGCCGAGCGGGCGGCCGCCCTCGGGGCCGACGAGGTGATCAACTACCGGGCCGAGGATCTCAAGGTCCGCCTGAAGTCCCTCGCCCCGGGCGGGGTCGACGTGGTCTTCGAGCACACCGGGGAGCTCACCTGGCCGATCTCGGTGCGAGCCCTGAAGGTCGGCGGCCGCCTGGTCACCTGCGGCGCCACCACCGGCCACGCCGCCAGCATCGACCTGCGGGTGCTCTTCGCGCGGCAGCTCGAGCTGCTGGGCTCCACGATGGGCACGCGCTCCGAGCTCGCCACCTGCCTCGAGCTCGCGGCCCGCGGCCCCCTGGCCCCGGTGATCGATCGCGTCCTCCCCCTCGAGGAGATCCACGCGGGCTACGCCGCCCTCGAGGCGGCCGACCATCATGGTAAGATCGTCCTGGCGGTAGGAGGCCAGGGGAACGCGTGA
- a CDS encoding amidohydrolase family protein: MGTLFTADRIWDGAAPEPLEDAGLIVGDDGRIEALGPLSELKTRGLPEVSGPGTLMPGLIDAHVHLTLSGGLDPRSEILAASPEERQRQAVEAAEAHLDAGVTTVRDLGAPGGEAIRLAREIAAGLRRGPEVIPAGHLLCITGGHGDFVGRAVSEAEGFWEAGRREIEAGARWLKLAVTGGMMTPGVDPGKQQLPDRDLHAALAIATERGVRVAAHAQGAGGVLAALEAGVATIEHGIWLDEACLDAFERKGASLVPTFNASRGILAGRGRGVPDFVVEKMARAVDDHRKSFAAALARGVRIVAGTDAGTPLNRHGDLAAELEAMIEAGLPPHAALVSCTSGAAEGLGLGDRGLLAPGRRADLTRVDGDPLTEPGCLRRVVGVHREGRSL, translated from the coding sequence ATGGGGACCCTCTTCACCGCCGACCGGATCTGGGATGGCGCCGCTCCCGAGCCCCTCGAGGATGCAGGGCTGATCGTCGGAGACGACGGCCGGATCGAGGCCCTCGGCCCCCTCTCGGAGCTGAAGACCCGCGGCCTCCCCGAGGTGTCGGGCCCCGGGACCCTGATGCCGGGGCTGATCGACGCCCACGTCCACCTCACCCTCTCCGGAGGCCTCGATCCCCGCTCGGAGATCCTCGCCGCCAGCCCGGAGGAGCGGCAGCGACAGGCGGTGGAGGCGGCGGAGGCCCACCTGGACGCCGGGGTGACGACGGTGCGCGACCTGGGGGCCCCGGGGGGCGAGGCCATCCGCCTCGCCCGGGAGATCGCGGCCGGGCTGCGCCGGGGACCGGAGGTGATCCCCGCGGGGCACCTCCTGTGCATCACCGGCGGCCACGGTGACTTCGTCGGCCGGGCGGTCTCCGAGGCCGAGGGCTTCTGGGAGGCCGGCCGCCGGGAGATCGAGGCCGGCGCCCGCTGGCTGAAGCTGGCGGTGACCGGCGGGATGATGACCCCGGGGGTGGATCCCGGGAAGCAGCAGCTCCCGGACCGGGATCTCCACGCCGCCCTGGCCATCGCCACCGAGAGGGGCGTGCGGGTGGCCGCCCACGCCCAGGGGGCCGGCGGCGTGCTCGCCGCCCTCGAGGCCGGGGTCGCCACCATCGAGCACGGGATCTGGCTGGACGAGGCCTGCCTCGACGCCTTCGAGCGGAAGGGAGCCTCCCTGGTCCCCACCTTCAATGCCTCCCGGGGCATCCTCGCCGGCCGGGGCCGGGGCGTCCCCGACTTCGTGGTGGAGAAGATGGCCCGGGCGGTGGACGATCACCGCAAGAGCTTTGCGGCCGCCCTCGCCCGGGGGGTGCGGATCGTGGCCGGGACCGACGCCGGCACCCCGCTCAACCGCCACGGGGATCTCGCCGCGGAGCTCGAGGCGATGATCGAGGCGGGCCTGCCGCCCCACGCCGCGCTCGTGAGCTGCACCTCGGGCGCCGCCGAGGGCCTGGGCCTGGGCGACCGGGGGCTCCTCGCCCCCGGACGGCGAGCCGATCTCACGCGGGTCGACGGGGACCCGCTGACGGAGCCAGGATGTCTGCGCCGGGTGGTCGGGGTCCACCGCGAAGGAAGAAGCCTATGA
- a CDS encoding MATE family efflux transporter — MSSRREALPWSNHPTRELARLAWPIAVSMVSYALMTLADTFFVARLGTSALAGVGFGGTAAFFLLCFSFGLLRGVQIRTSVAVGAGRREQAGSVLDAGVLLAGGMGALTLGLGLLLAEVVPSLMVSQGAALHARGYLLVRLLAAPLVLIAVALRQSRTGQGDVHHPMVAALLANGLNIALDALFILGLEWGPEGAAWASDIAALVEAAYLLRVALRAGWRPGTARWPVVRGVLSLGVPTGLHFLLEMGSFAALTALLARMPEVELAAHQIALQVTHFSFLPAAAVGEAASTLVGQAVGGHRDDLVRPLARRALLGASLYTGAWTLGFAFGAPLIVSVFTGEAELAGVAVRLLWVAAVFQVFDGANVVGRSALRGTGDVRVPAVVGVVTAWVLVPPLAWWLGLHLGFGALGGWLGLCVELILGAAVYWARVERGGWLASARRTRASVAERDPGEAVNVNVDVYVDLEGEPREAA, encoded by the coding sequence ATGTCGTCCCGTAGAGAAGCACTCCCCTGGAGCAACCACCCCACCCGAGAGCTGGCCCGGCTGGCCTGGCCGATCGCGGTGTCGATGGTCTCCTACGCCCTGATGACCCTGGCCGACACCTTCTTCGTGGCGCGCCTGGGGACCTCGGCCCTGGCCGGAGTGGGCTTCGGCGGCACCGCCGCCTTCTTCCTGCTCTGTTTCTCCTTCGGCCTCCTGCGGGGGGTGCAGATCCGCACCTCGGTGGCCGTCGGCGCCGGGCGCCGGGAGCAGGCGGGCTCCGTCCTCGACGCCGGGGTGCTCCTGGCGGGAGGGATGGGGGCGCTGACCCTGGGCCTGGGGCTGCTCCTGGCCGAGGTGGTGCCCTCGCTGATGGTCTCACAAGGGGCGGCCCTGCACGCCCGGGGCTACCTCCTGGTGCGCCTGCTCGCCGCGCCGCTGGTGCTGATCGCGGTGGCCCTGCGGCAGTCCCGCACCGGGCAGGGGGACGTGCACCACCCGATGGTGGCGGCCCTGCTGGCCAACGGCCTGAACATAGCCCTCGACGCGCTCTTCATCCTCGGCCTCGAGTGGGGTCCGGAGGGCGCGGCCTGGGCCAGCGATATCGCGGCTCTGGTGGAGGCCGCCTACCTCCTGCGGGTGGCGCTGCGCGCGGGCTGGCGTCCGGGCACCGCGCGCTGGCCGGTGGTGCGCGGGGTGCTCTCCCTGGGCGTGCCCACGGGCCTGCACTTCCTGCTGGAGATGGGCTCCTTCGCGGCGCTGACGGCCCTGCTGGCGCGGATGCCGGAGGTCGAGCTGGCGGCCCACCAGATCGCCCTGCAGGTCACCCACTTCTCCTTCCTGCCCGCCGCGGCGGTGGGGGAGGCGGCCTCGACCCTGGTGGGGCAGGCGGTGGGCGGCCACCGCGACGATCTGGTCCGTCCGCTGGCGCGCCGGGCGCTCCTGGGCGCCTCCCTCTACACCGGGGCCTGGACCCTGGGCTTCGCCTTCGGGGCGCCGCTGATCGTGAGCGTCTTCACCGGCGAGGCCGAGCTGGCCGGGGTCGCGGTGCGCCTGCTCTGGGTGGCGGCGGTCTTCCAGGTCTTCGACGGCGCCAACGTGGTCGGCCGCTCCGCCTTGCGGGGCACGGGCGACGTGCGGGTGCCGGCGGTGGTCGGCGTGGTCACGGCCTGGGTCCTGGTGCCTCCGCTGGCCTGGTGGCTGGGGCTGCACCTCGGCTTCGGAGCGCTCGGGGGCTGGCTGGGCCTCTGCGTCGAGCTGATCCTCGGGGCGGCGGTCTACTGGGCTCGCGTGGAGCGGGGAGGGTGGCTGGCGTCGGCGCGGCGGACGCGGGCCTCGGTCGCCGAGCGAGACCCGGGAGAGGCCGTGAACGTGAACGTGGACGTGTACGTGGACTTGGAAGGTGAGCCTCGCGAGGCCGCCTGA
- a CDS encoding ZIP family metal transporter, with translation MTLAYILGASFLVSVGGTGAAAAILLFPDEARCRLTRVLLAFAVGVLLSAALLGLIPHAVEQGGELEPLMVAMLVTFVVLIGIEKVILWGHSHPEEEGHRQHHHEHTMGPMVLIADALHNLVDGVVIAAAFSASTSLGLATTLAVAAHEIPHEVSDFAVLIQAGYSRGKALLANMLAAGTTFIGALLAYFVLAGVQAVLPYALAVSAASFLYIAIAALVPVLHSRTDLKSTLIQLASIGAGIGLSVMLHEWL, from the coding sequence ATGACCCTGGCCTACATCCTCGGCGCGAGCTTCCTGGTGAGCGTGGGCGGGACCGGCGCGGCGGCGGCGATCCTGCTCTTCCCGGACGAGGCCCGCTGCCGGCTGACCCGGGTGCTGCTGGCCTTCGCGGTCGGGGTGCTCCTCTCGGCGGCCCTGCTCGGGCTGATCCCCCACGCGGTGGAGCAGGGCGGAGAGCTCGAGCCGCTCATGGTGGCCATGCTGGTCACCTTCGTCGTGCTGATCGGCATCGAGAAGGTGATCCTCTGGGGTCACTCCCATCCCGAGGAGGAGGGGCACCGCCAGCACCACCACGAGCACACCATGGGGCCGATGGTCCTCATCGCCGACGCCCTCCACAACCTGGTGGACGGCGTCGTCATCGCCGCCGCCTTCTCGGCCTCGACCTCGCTGGGGCTGGCCACGACCCTGGCCGTGGCGGCGCACGAGATACCCCACGAGGTCAGCGACTTCGCGGTGCTGATCCAGGCGGGCTACTCCCGCGGGAAGGCCCTCCTGGCCAACATGCTGGCCGCGGGTACGACCTTCATCGGGGCCCTGCTGGCCTACTTCGTCCTCGCCGGCGTGCAGGCGGTGCTGCCCTATGCCCTGGCGGTCTCGGCGGCGAGCTTCCTCTACATCGCCATCGCGGCCCTGGTGCCGGTGCTCCACAGCCGCACCGACCTGAAGAGCACCCTGATCCAGCTCGCCTCCATCGGCGCGGGGATCGGCCTCTCGGTGATGCTCCACGAGTGGCTCTAG